ATGTCGGTGAGCGTGCGGGGCGCGTTGGCGAAGGCGATGCATTATGGCCCTATTTCGAGCCGCCGGTCATGTCCAAGGCCAAAGCCTGGACGAAGTGGTTTGGGAGGTATCTCGGCCTTCACGTCGTCGATCGCCAATCCAAGACCTTCCACTCGTTTCGGCACACCTTTAAGCGTGCTTGCCGTGAAGCCGGGATCAGCGAAGAGATCCACCATGCATTCACCGGTCATGTCGGCGGCGGCGTTGGGCGCAGCTACGGCCGCGTCCGCCGCTCGGACGGGATCATGGATCGCGGCGTATCGCTGGAGCGGCTGAAAGCTGAACTGGATCGATTGAGCTATCCTAATCTCAAGCTCCCGCAGCCGAACCCACGCCGGATGTCATGACGATATCTTGACTATCGGTCGTCTGCCCGCTTGCCTCAATCAACGTGCCAGGCAGCTTGAAGCTTGCAGAAGGGATACTCGTGGCAAAAGCGCTCATTCGCCATATGGATGCTTTGCGCAAGATCCAATAGCCGGAACGGGAGCCGACACCAGACGATCGGGATTCGAGAAATGGCGGTAAGCCCATTCAGCTTCCGACCTTATTGCGGTCGTTCGGAGCTAACTCACGGCTTTCCGAAAGCTGCCATCCGGCGTAACGGAACCCGCGACACGGAAAATCGAGTGAAACACAGATGCGAAATACCTTGGTCGTGGTGCCATTCGCCGTCATCAGCATCGCGAGCTTGTGGGCTTCGGCGCGCACCACCGAGGGTTATCGTGATCCGATCTTCGACTGGGACATCAGTTGGCCCGCTATCGCCAATGCGCTCACCAAGATGCCGCATATCAGCTCGATGTTCATGATCTTCCTGCTTGGTGCGCTGGCGGTCGGGCTCGGCCGGCTCTGGCTGGCAGCGCTGTTGACGTTGGTGGTGGGCATCGGATGGGAAGTGGTGCAGATGCCCACGATTGGCAACAATCCGCGGCTCGCCGATCTTGCTCCCGACCTGGTTGGCATAGGTATTGGCTGGGTGATCGTGGCGTTTGGAGCGATGCTCTGGCGGCGCTTCCGACCGGCCGGCTAGGCAACGCGTGCGTCCGGCGCGTGGTCCATGACGAGATTGGGCTCGATGCCATGCTCAAGGTAGAACTTCATCGCGGCGAGGAGGTTCGTGAAGCCTTCAGTGGAGTTTATCGCTTCCTCGACCCCACCGGAGAACCCCCAGTTCCTGACCGTGACGAAGGTCTGGCCATCGCGTTTGGGCTCGAACTTCCACTCGACGAGACTCGGGTTCTCAGGTCCGTCCCACTCGATCAGGATCCGCTTGTTCCGCTCGATTTCCTTCACGTCGGCGATCGTGTGGATGCCGTACATCTCCCAATCCCATCGGACTTTCTGACCAACCTCCAATGGCGCGGCGCCCTTGGAGAACCAAAAACGAGACGTGATTGCAGGATCGATCAACGATTGGAAAACCTCCGCCACGGGCTTGCGAATCATCATTTGTGCCTTAGCGACCGGGCTCTCGGATTTGTGGGGCATGCAAATGCTATCCCTTCACGATTCGGGCCTGCATGTTGAACACGTGCGGGTG
The window above is part of the Rhizobiaceae bacterium genome. Proteins encoded here:
- a CDS encoding SRPBCC family protein, translated to MPHKSESPVAKAQMMIRKPVAEVFQSLIDPAITSRFWFSKGAAPLEVGQKVRWDWEMYGIHTIADVKEIERNKRILIEWDGPENPSLVEWKFEPKRDGQTFVTVRNWGFSGGVEEAINSTEGFTNLLAAMKFYLEHGIEPNLVMDHAPDARVA